From Aquamicrobium sp., one genomic window encodes:
- a CDS encoding GntR family transcriptional regulator — MKQDAILVGKNMKHKTMASAAAEEIRKRILNETYPPGLQLKQDILAREFGMSRIPVREALLILEKEGLIKVLPHRGAIVAELTFDEVEELFNMRMLLEPYLLARSAPHISEETFVRLWVIQNQYRDALDNDDIAEWNDLNKQFHMMLYQHADSPRIASTVQNLLIECDIHTRIQLINIEGDRERAVAEHSAILRLCEEGKFAEATELLREHLDHIRSGLLGLVRARRAQ, encoded by the coding sequence ATGAAACAGGATGCGATCCTCGTCGGCAAGAACATGAAGCACAAGACCATGGCGTCTGCTGCCGCCGAGGAAATCCGCAAGCGTATCCTCAACGAGACCTATCCGCCGGGCCTGCAGCTCAAGCAGGACATCCTCGCCCGCGAGTTCGGCATGAGCCGCATCCCGGTGCGCGAGGCGCTGCTGATCCTCGAGAAGGAGGGGCTGATCAAGGTGCTGCCGCATCGCGGCGCCATCGTCGCCGAGCTGACCTTCGACGAGGTCGAGGAGCTTTTCAACATGCGCATGCTGCTCGAGCCCTACCTGCTGGCGCGCTCGGCCCCGCATATCTCCGAGGAGACCTTCGTCAGGCTCTGGGTTATCCAGAACCAGTATCGCGACGCGCTCGACAATGACGACATCGCCGAGTGGAACGACCTGAACAAGCAGTTCCACATGATGCTCTACCAGCATGCCGACAGCCCGCGCATCGCCAGCACGGTGCAGAACCTGCTGATCGAGTGCGACATCCACACCCGCATCCAGCTCATCAACATCGAGGGCGACCGCGAGCGGGCGGTGGCCGAGCACTCGGCCATCCTGCGGCTCTGCGAGGAAGGGAAGTTCGCCGAGGCGACCGAACTGCTGCGCGAGCATCTCGACCATATCCGCAGCGGGCTGCTGGGGCTGGTCCGCGCCAGACGGGCACAGTAG
- a CDS encoding Spy/CpxP family protein refolding chaperone has product MEQENHEANPATSTKGNKSRSRWLIAGGVAVVALAGIGAAGAMGGGETMGRHVMEAGMKHGGHFAGRGLSRALDAVNATAEQEDRIWAIIDDTRAELRPVMREFRDTRETVMQLMAAPTIDRAAAETLRAERIAAIDEASKKMTAAMLDAAEVLTPEQRAELAKHLGERKGPRRW; this is encoded by the coding sequence ATGGAACAGGAAAACCACGAAGCGAACCCCGCCACCTCGACGAAGGGCAACAAGAGCCGCAGCCGCTGGCTGATCGCCGGCGGCGTCGCCGTCGTCGCGCTGGCGGGCATCGGCGCGGCGGGGGCGATGGGCGGCGGCGAGACCATGGGCCGCCACGTCATGGAAGCGGGCATGAAGCATGGCGGCCATTTCGCCGGGCGCGGCCTCTCCCGCGCGCTCGATGCGGTCAACGCCACCGCCGAGCAGGAAGACCGCATCTGGGCGATCATCGACGACACCCGCGCCGAACTCCGGCCCGTGATGCGCGAGTTCCGCGACACCCGCGAGACCGTGATGCAACTGATGGCAGCCCCGACCATCGACCGCGCCGCTGCCGAGACGCTGCGCGCCGAGCGCATCGCCGCCATCGACGAGGCGTCGAAGAAGATGACTGCGGCGATGCTCGACGCGGCCGAGGTGCTGACGCCGGAGCAGCGCGCCGAGCTCGCCAAGCATTTGGGCGAGCGCAAGGGCCCGCGCCGGTGGTAA
- a CDS encoding sensor histidine kinase, producing the protein MRLRNSLFLKVYLTLIASLVVVALASAAFVRLSHDEEDRGWGARRDAFVAAMLPANAPLAETRIVVERLAAALDADIALYDASGGLIAGAGAPVPLPTQGERSERRRGGDGKLMTVRLDDGRTAVARFAKSPFGPSRPNPLAWLALIAGVTGLVAWPVVRHLTSRLERLRHGVEAWGGGDLALRVPVEGGDEVAAVATSFNRAAGRVESLLASHRALLANASHELRSPLARLRIAADLYEAEASEERRAEIVRNLAELDELVEEILLASRLDHVGDIGASETVDLLALVAEEGARHGIEVAGEAAPVTGNPRLLARLARNLIQNALRHGAPPVEVEVRREGGRVELSVRDHGPGIPEAERERVFEPFYRPSGRSEEAGGWGLGLALVRQIAERHGARVRQETPAGGGARFVVTFPQQD; encoded by the coding sequence ATGCGCCTGCGCAACAGCCTGTTCCTCAAGGTGTACCTGACGCTCATCGCCAGCCTCGTCGTGGTGGCGCTGGCCAGCGCCGCCTTCGTGCGCCTGTCGCACGACGAAGAGGACCGCGGCTGGGGCGCGCGGCGCGACGCCTTCGTCGCCGCCATGCTGCCGGCAAACGCCCCGCTTGCCGAAACCCGCATCGTGGTCGAGCGGCTGGCGGCGGCGCTCGACGCCGACATCGCGCTCTACGACGCCAGCGGCGGCCTGATCGCCGGCGCCGGCGCGCCGGTTCCGTTGCCCACGCAGGGCGAAAGAAGCGAGCGCCGGCGCGGCGGCGACGGCAAGCTGATGACGGTGCGGCTGGATGACGGCCGCACCGCCGTCGCCCGCTTCGCGAAAAGCCCGTTCGGCCCGTCGCGGCCCAACCCGCTCGCGTGGCTGGCGCTGATCGCCGGCGTCACCGGGCTCGTCGCCTGGCCGGTCGTTCGCCACCTGACCAGCCGGCTCGAGCGCCTGCGCCACGGCGTCGAGGCATGGGGCGGCGGCGACCTCGCCCTGCGCGTCCCCGTCGAGGGCGGCGACGAGGTGGCGGCGGTGGCAACGAGCTTCAACCGGGCCGCCGGCCGGGTCGAGAGCCTCCTCGCCTCGCACCGCGCCCTGCTGGCCAACGCCAGCCACGAGCTGCGCTCGCCGCTCGCCCGGCTGCGGATCGCGGCGGACCTCTACGAGGCCGAAGCGAGCGAGGAACGCCGCGCCGAGATCGTCCGCAACCTCGCCGAGCTCGATGAGCTGGTCGAGGAGATCCTGCTGGCCAGCCGGCTCGACCATGTCGGCGACATCGGCGCCAGCGAGACGGTCGACCTGCTGGCGCTCGTCGCCGAGGAAGGCGCGCGTCACGGCATCGAGGTCGCGGGCGAGGCCGCGCCCGTCACCGGCAATCCGCGGCTGCTGGCGCGGCTCGCGCGCAACCTGATCCAGAACGCGCTGCGCCACGGCGCGCCGCCGGTCGAGGTCGAAGTCCGCCGCGAGGGCGGCCGCGTGGAGCTCAGCGTGCGCGACCACGGGCCGGGCATCCCCGAGGCCGAGCGCGAGCGCGTGTTCGAGCCGTTCTACCGCCCGTCGGGCCGCAGCGAGGAGGCTGGCGGCTGGGGGCTGGGCCTGGCGCTGGTGCGCCAGATCGCGGAGCGCCACGGCGCGCGCGTGCGGCAGGAGACGCCGGCCGGCGGCGGCGCGCGCTTCGTCGTCACCTTCCCGCAGCAGGACTGA
- a CDS encoding zinc-dependent alcohol dehydrogenase family protein, whose amino-acid sequence MKIRAAVLEEIGRSGPYAQTQPLSVGEIDLAPPETGEVLVRVAAAGLCHSDLSVINGDRPRPVPMVLGHEGAGIVEEVGEGVDDLVPGDHVIFVFVPSCGHCGPCQSGRPALCEPGAAANGRGELLSGGVRLSRNGERVSHMIGVSSFATHAVMSRRSLVKIDRETPLTIAALMGCAVLTGAGAVFNMGAVEPGGRAAVVGLGGVGLAAVLGAAAVGAETIVAVDTLDAKLELARDLGATHTFNATDPDLTAKVKEATSGGVDAALEFAGSARALEGAFAMTRRGGTTISAGLTNPKAVLNISPLTLVAEERTLRGSYLGSGVPSRDIPRFLGLHRRGKLPVEKLMTHRIALDEVNEGFDRLHAGEAIRQVIEFDA is encoded by the coding sequence ATGAAGATACGCGCCGCCGTGCTGGAGGAGATCGGCCGTTCCGGCCCCTATGCGCAGACGCAGCCGCTCAGCGTCGGCGAGATCGACCTTGCGCCGCCCGAGACGGGCGAGGTGCTGGTCAGGGTGGCGGCGGCCGGGCTTTGCCACTCCGACCTTTCGGTCATCAACGGTGACCGGCCGCGCCCCGTTCCGATGGTGCTCGGCCACGAGGGCGCTGGAATTGTCGAGGAGGTGGGCGAGGGTGTCGACGACCTCGTGCCCGGCGATCACGTCATCTTCGTCTTCGTGCCGTCCTGCGGCCATTGCGGGCCGTGCCAGTCCGGCCGACCGGCGCTGTGCGAGCCGGGCGCGGCCGCGAACGGCAGGGGCGAGCTCCTGTCGGGCGGGGTGCGGCTGTCGCGCAATGGTGAGCGCGTCAGCCACATGATCGGCGTGTCGAGCTTCGCCACTCATGCGGTGATGTCGCGGCGCAGCCTGGTGAAGATCGACCGCGAGACGCCGCTGACCATCGCCGCCCTCATGGGCTGCGCCGTGCTGACGGGGGCGGGCGCGGTGTTCAACATGGGCGCGGTGGAGCCGGGCGGGCGGGCGGCCGTCGTCGGCCTCGGCGGCGTCGGCCTCGCCGCCGTGCTTGGCGCGGCCGCGGTCGGGGCGGAGACCATCGTCGCGGTCGACACGCTCGACGCAAAGCTCGAGCTGGCGCGCGACCTCGGCGCGACGCACACCTTCAACGCCACCGATCCGGACCTGACCGCCAAGGTCAAGGAGGCGACGTCGGGCGGCGTCGACGCCGCGCTCGAATTCGCCGGCTCGGCGCGGGCGCTGGAGGGCGCGTTCGCGATGACCCGGCGCGGCGGCACCACGATCTCGGCCGGGCTGACCAACCCGAAGGCCGTGCTCAACATCTCGCCGCTGACGCTGGTGGCCGAGGAGCGGACGCTGCGCGGCAGCTATCTCGGCTCGGGCGTTCCCTCGCGCGACATTCCCCGCTTCCTCGGCCTTCACCGGCGCGGCAAGCTGCCGGTCGAGAAGCTGATGACGCATCGCATCGCGCTCGACGAGGTCAATGAGGGCTTCGACCGCCTGCATGCCGGCGAGGCGATCCGGCAGGTGATCGAGTTCGATGCTTAG
- a CDS encoding proline racemase family protein: MRSSKTIHVISAHAEGEVGDVIVGGVTPPPGETLWEQTNWLMQDKVLRNFVLNEPRGGVFRHVNFLVPPKHPEADAGFLILEPEYNPPMSGSNSICVSTVLLDSGIVPMQEPETRLTLEAPGGLVRVRAECRDGKAERIFVENLPSFAAELDATLEVEGLGTLAIDTAYGGDSFVIVDAEALGLKLGADEAHDIARLGVRIAAAANEQKRFHHPENPDWTHFSFCMFAGKVEREGNQLRAGSAVTVQPGKIDRSPTGTALSARMAVLYARGQMGLDDTLTTVSVIGSTFRGCIAGTTSVGSIPAIVPEISGRAWITGIHQHMLDPSDPWPEGYRVSDTWGVR, translated from the coding sequence ATGCGAAGCTCCAAGACCATCCATGTGATTTCCGCCCATGCCGAAGGCGAGGTCGGCGACGTCATCGTCGGCGGTGTGACGCCGCCGCCGGGCGAGACGCTGTGGGAGCAGACCAACTGGCTGATGCAGGACAAGGTGCTGCGCAACTTCGTCCTGAACGAGCCGCGCGGCGGCGTCTTCCGCCACGTCAATTTCCTCGTGCCGCCGAAGCACCCCGAGGCCGACGCCGGCTTCCTCATCCTCGAGCCGGAATACAACCCGCCGATGTCGGGCTCGAACTCGATCTGCGTTTCCACCGTGCTGCTCGATTCCGGCATCGTGCCCATGCAGGAGCCGGAAACGCGGCTGACGCTCGAAGCGCCGGGCGGACTGGTCCGGGTGCGCGCCGAATGCCGCGACGGCAAGGCCGAACGCATCTTCGTTGAGAACCTGCCGAGCTTCGCCGCCGAGCTCGACGCCACGCTGGAGGTCGAAGGGCTGGGCACGCTCGCCATCGACACCGCCTATGGCGGCGATAGCTTCGTCATCGTCGACGCCGAGGCGCTGGGATTGAAGCTCGGCGCCGACGAGGCGCACGACATCGCCCGGCTCGGCGTGCGCATCGCTGCCGCGGCGAACGAGCAGAAGCGCTTCCACCATCCGGAGAACCCGGACTGGACGCATTTCTCGTTCTGCATGTTCGCCGGCAAGGTCGAGCGCGAGGGCAACCAGTTGCGCGCCGGCTCGGCGGTGACGGTCCAGCCGGGCAAGATCGACCGCTCGCCCACCGGCACCGCGCTCTCTGCGCGCATGGCCGTGCTTTACGCGCGCGGTCAGATGGGCCTCGACGACACGCTGACCACGGTCTCGGTGATCGGCTCGACCTTCCGCGGCTGCATCGCCGGCACGACCAGCGTCGGCAGCATTCCGGCCATCGTGCCCGAGATCTCGGGCCGCGCCTGGATCACCGGCATCCACCAGCACATGCTCGACCCGTCCGACCCGTGGCCGGAAGGCTACCGCGTCAGCGACACGTGGGGCGTTCGCTAG
- a CDS encoding response regulator — MAEEILIVDDDARLSAMLSDYLSGNGFAVRQAPAALAGLDEIRRREPDAVILDIMLPDLDGFEACRRIRAFSDVPVLMLTAKGEETDRIVGLELGADDYLPKPFSPRELLARLRAVLRRRGGQAAGAERILRFGRLEIDPASRLARIDGRDCDITGHQFDLLVALAENAGRILSREQLMDMVRGEAFDAFDRSIDVHVSRIRAAIEDDPKHPRRIVTVRGAGYVFARRQDEER; from the coding sequence ATGGCGGAAGAGATCCTGATCGTCGACGACGACGCGAGGCTTTCCGCCATGCTGTCCGACTATCTCTCCGGCAACGGCTTTGCCGTGCGGCAGGCGCCGGCAGCGCTCGCCGGGCTCGACGAGATCAGGCGGCGCGAGCCCGACGCGGTCATTCTCGACATCATGCTGCCCGACCTCGACGGCTTCGAGGCCTGCCGGCGCATCCGCGCCTTCAGCGACGTGCCGGTGCTGATGCTGACGGCCAAGGGCGAGGAGACGGACCGCATCGTCGGTTTGGAGCTCGGGGCCGACGACTATCTGCCCAAACCCTTCAGCCCGCGCGAGCTTCTGGCGCGGCTGCGCGCCGTCCTGCGCCGGCGCGGCGGGCAGGCCGCCGGGGCTGAGCGCATCCTGCGCTTCGGCCGGCTGGAGATCGACCCCGCCTCGCGCCTCGCCCGCATCGACGGGCGCGATTGCGACATCACCGGCCACCAGTTCGACCTTCTCGTCGCGCTGGCCGAGAATGCCGGGCGCATCCTGTCGCGCGAGCAGCTGATGGACATGGTCCGGGGCGAGGCGTTCGACGCCTTCGACCGCTCCATCGACGTCCACGTCTCGCGCATCCGCGCGGCGATCGAGGACGACCCCAAGCATCCGCGCCGCATCGTCACCGTGCGCGGCGCGGGCTACGTCTTCGCCCGGCGTCAGGACGAGGAAAGATAG
- a CDS encoding aconitase X → MAGFEARSVLEGSASGPVVASAEALSFWGGVDPATGRVIDVHHPLHGTCLTGAILMMPTSRGSCTGSGVLLDLILGGRAPAALVFREAEDVLTLGALIAAEMFGRPLPVLRLGADAFAALSRARAARIGPAAIEADGLSIPVSHPAPGALALDPSDLAMLDGAEGVAAAQAMRIVRAMALQQGAPRLIDVVQGHIDGCIYASPANLTFAEKMADMDAKVRVPTTMNAISVDHANWRAQGVAPGFGDPAARLADAYVRMGCRPTFTCAPYLLDSAPHAGEAIAWAESNAVVFANSVLGARTAKHPDFLDLCIALTGRAPLAGVYLDENRKAARILDFALPERVDDAFWPLVGYMAGMASPDRIPLIAGLAAAAPSRDDLKALCAAFGTTSAAPMLHVEGVTPEAEGAAAADADRIAITAADMAASWDMLNDGPEEVELVAIGSPHASLDECRAFADALAGRRRHDGVAAIVTAGHAIIDAARAEGTLARLEASGVQVLPDLCWCSIPEPVFPVNTRAVMTNSGKYAHYGPGLSGRSVRLGSLADCTVATLTGRAPVRRPHWLEQRAF, encoded by the coding sequence ATGGCCGGTTTTGAAGCACGCAGCGTTCTCGAAGGGTCGGCCTCCGGCCCGGTCGTCGCCTCGGCGGAGGCGCTGAGCTTCTGGGGCGGGGTGGACCCGGCGACGGGGCGCGTGATCGACGTCCACCATCCCCTGCACGGCACATGCCTGACCGGCGCGATCCTGATGATGCCGACCAGCCGCGGCTCCTGCACCGGCTCGGGCGTGCTGCTCGACCTGATCCTCGGCGGCCGCGCGCCGGCGGCGCTGGTCTTCCGCGAGGCGGAGGACGTGCTGACGCTGGGCGCGCTCATCGCGGCCGAGATGTTCGGCCGGCCGCTGCCGGTGCTGCGGCTCGGCGCCGACGCCTTCGCGGCGCTGTCTCGCGCGCGCGCCGCGCGGATCGGCCCCGCCGCCATCGAGGCGGACGGGCTGTCGATCCCCGTCTCGCACCCGGCGCCCGGGGCGCTGGCGCTTGACCCGTCAGACCTCGCGATGCTCGACGGCGCCGAGGGCGTGGCGGCGGCGCAGGCGATGCGCATCGTCCGCGCCATGGCCCTCCAGCAGGGCGCGCCGCGCCTGATCGACGTGGTGCAGGGCCATATCGACGGCTGCATCTATGCCAGCCCCGCCAACCTGACCTTCGCCGAGAAGATGGCCGACATGGACGCGAAGGTCAGGGTGCCGACCACCATGAACGCCATCTCCGTCGATCACGCCAACTGGCGGGCGCAGGGCGTCGCGCCCGGCTTCGGCGACCCGGCGGCGCGGCTGGCCGATGCCTATGTGCGCATGGGCTGCCGGCCGACTTTCACCTGCGCGCCCTATCTGCTCGACAGCGCCCCGCATGCCGGCGAGGCCATCGCATGGGCCGAGTCCAACGCCGTCGTCTTCGCGAATTCCGTGCTCGGCGCGCGCACCGCCAAGCACCCGGACTTCCTCGACCTTTGCATCGCGCTGACCGGCCGCGCGCCGCTCGCCGGCGTCTATCTCGACGAGAACCGCAAGGCGGCCCGCATCCTCGATTTCGCGCTGCCGGAAAGGGTGGACGACGCCTTCTGGCCGCTGGTCGGCTACATGGCGGGCATGGCCTCGCCGGACCGCATCCCGCTTATCGCCGGGCTGGCCGCCGCCGCGCCGTCGCGCGACGATCTGAAGGCGCTGTGCGCGGCCTTCGGCACGACCTCGGCCGCGCCGATGCTGCATGTCGAGGGCGTCACTCCGGAAGCCGAAGGCGCGGCCGCCGCCGACGCCGACAGGATCGCCATCACCGCCGCCGACATGGCCGCGTCGTGGGACATGCTGAACGACGGCCCCGAGGAGGTCGAGCTCGTCGCCATCGGCAGCCCGCACGCCTCGCTGGACGAATGCCGCGCCTTCGCCGACGCGCTGGCCGGCCGCCGCCGGCACGACGGCGTCGCGGCCATCGTCACCGCCGGACACGCCATCATCGATGCTGCGCGGGCCGAGGGAACGCTGGCGCGGCTGGAGGCGAGCGGCGTCCAGGTGCTGCCCGACCTGTGCTGGTGCTCGATCCCCGAGCCGGTGTTTCCTGTCAACACCCGCGCGGTGATGACCAATTCCGGCAAGTACGCCCATTACGGGCCGGGGCTTTCCGGGCGCTCCGTGCGGCTGGGCAGCCTCGCCGACTGCACCGTCGCAACCCTGACCGGGCGCGCGCCGGTGCGCCGCCCGCATTGGCTGGAGCAGCGGGCGTTCTGA